A region from the Musa acuminata AAA Group cultivar baxijiao chromosome BXJ1-10, Cavendish_Baxijiao_AAA, whole genome shotgun sequence genome encodes:
- the LOC135595659 gene encoding protein REDUCED CHLOROPLAST COVERAGE 1-like, translating to MSSPGVESKHEDAVAKKQLFVSQQSKGTAEQKVASFSEDVREINTEAEDGWQPVQRPRSIGGSSQQIKHQRTSTWKTYNYQMNDVPSETVQSKPQFSYLNNGYYLLKKKIVIPGSFNDNLNMQVQSPDTRSGQKAYKAVTYRVKSVPSSTNPEISHNSWSAVERTTSPLDAHAPYYRHDSQVLENQKNLIGGVSEPRNNLVHSFSNSPSYKDVALAPPGTIAKIHSRKFQENMPLEQELSIGGNASEIKESFLAEEHTENAAELSEISNITQDKDTVQDAFLDSDKKVEVDHEEERKEDCETEQLLEPSSSDLEVASCSSMLTKNIIDNCVSSNEVQGVEQNENHDQNLSTNTSDRKKSECPITAESKEDNHDEASCTNVGISSYSSLHQFNFKKVLIPEKTGGDYPTMELPPSNYDGREVSSKKLSASAAPFSPFPATVLGPVPVTVGLPPNGTISAVTPWPLSARLHASPTAVMPMVPPICTSPHHPYPSSPRPSHILRPLPFIYPPYTQPQVIPNTTFAMNGNIFHGNHYPWQCNIGANVPDFAPGSVWSGSHPVDFSSLPPIISPTSESVLEPIITSHLRTDVSLDLPSDNNTEEGTKTEENNEISQIIDICKPLDGNWLEKRESEESHRNNTKITDLESETVFRQDAQHSGGRHVFRSSKKYEGEGSFSIYIKGRNRRKQTLKLPISLLNRPYGSQSFKVIYSRVVRGSDVISATDISSSENVTSD from the coding sequence ATGAGTAGTCCAGGTGTTGAGTCAAAACATGAAGATGCTGTTGCCAAAAAGCAGTTATTTGTTTCTCAACAATCTAAAGGAACAGCAGAGCAAAAGGTTGCTTCTTTTAGTGAAGATGTAAGAGAGATAAATACAGAAGCAGAAGATGGTTGGCAACCTGTTCAAAGACCAAGGTCCATCGGAGGTTCAAGCCAGCAAATCAAGCATCAACGCACAAGCACCTGGAAAACCTACAACTATCAGATGAATGATGTTCCTAGTGAAACTGTTCAATCCAAGCCACAGTTTTCTTATTTAAATAATGGGTATTATTTGCTTAAGAAAAAGATAGTTATTCCTGGAAGCTTTAATGACAATCTTAACATGCAAGTTCAGTCACCAGACACCAGATCTGGTCAGAAGGCGTATAAGGCTGTAACTTATCGGGTGAAGTCAGTGCCTTCATCCACCAATCCTGAGATCAGTCATAACTCTTGGAGTGCTGTCGAAAGAACGACTTCCCCATTAGATGCTCATGCACCCTATTATCGCCATGATAGCCAGGTATTAGAGAATCAGAAGAACCTAATAGGTGGTGTCTCTGAGCCTCGCAACAATTTGGTTCATAGTTTTAGTAATTCTCCATCATATAAAGATGTAGCACTGGCACCTCCAGGAACAATTGCCAAGATACATAGCCGAAAGTTTCAGGAGAATATGCCATTGGAACAAGAGTTGTCTATTGGTGGCAATGCATCTGAAATAAAGGAATCATTTTTGGCCGAGGAACATACAGAAAATGCTGCAGAGCTATCTGAGATATCTAACATAACCCAAGATAAGGACACTGTCCAGGATGCGTTTTTAGACTCAGATAAAAAAGTTGAAGTTgatcatgaagaagaaagaaaggaagattgtGAAACAGAACAATTACTAGAACCATCATCTTCTGATTTGGAAGTGGCATCTTGTAGTAGCATGCTCACCAAGAATATCATTGACAATTGTGTATCTAGCAATGAGGTTCAAGGAGTTGAGCAAAATGAGAATCATGATCAGAATTTGTCAACAAATACATCTGATAGGAAAAAATCTGAGTGTCCCATCACTGCAGAAAGCAAAGAAGATAATCATGACGAAGCCTCATGTACCAATGTTGGTATCAGTTCTTACTCTAGTCTCCATCAATTCAATTTCAAGAAGGTTCTCATCCCTGAGAAAACAGGTGGTGATTATCCCACGATGGAACTACCACCTTCTAATTATGATGGGAGAGAGGTATCTAGCAAGAAGCTGTCTGCATCTGCTGCACCGTTTAGCCCTTTCCCTGCTACAGTACTTGGTCCTGTTCCTGTAACTGTTGGTCTTCCTCCTAATGGTACAATTTCTGCAGTTACACCATGGCCATTGAGTGCCCGTCTGCATGCTTCACCCACGGCTGTAATGCCAATGGTGCCTCCTATTTGTACCTCACCGCATCATCCTTATCCTTCTTCACCTAGGCCTTCGCACATTCTACGTCCCTTGCCATTTATATATCCACCATATACCCAACCTCAAGTCATTCCAAATACCACTTTTGCTATGAACGGTAACATATTTCATGGAAACCATTATCCATGGCAGTGCAACATTGGTGCAAACGTTCCTGACTTTGCGCCAGGATCAGTATGGTCTGGTTCTCATCCTGTGGACTTCTCATCTTTGCCACCCATCATTAGTCCAACTTCTGAATCCGTGTTGGAACCAATTATAACATCTCATTTAAGAACTGATGTGAGTCTAGACCTTCCATCGGATAACAATACTGAAGAAGGGACCAAAACAGAAGAGAATAATGAGATATCCCAGATTATAGACATTTGTAAACCGCTGGATGGTAACTGGTTAGAGAAACGGGAATCTGAAGAATCTCACAGAAATAATACAAAAATTACCGACTTGGAATCTGAGACGGTTTTCAGACAAGATGCACAGCATAGTGGTGGAAGGCATGTCTTCAGGAGTAGCAAAAAGTATGAGGGTGAGGGAAGCTTTAGCATATACATCAAGGGTAGAAATCGCCGTAAACAGACACTAAAGCTGCCTATAAGTTTGCTCAATAGGCCATATGGATCACAGTCATTTAAAGTTATATATAGCAGAGTAGTAAGAGGAAGTGATGTTATAAGTGCAACAGATATATCTTCCAGTGAAAATGTTACTTCCGACTAG
- the LOC135594790 gene encoding uncharacterized protein LOC135594790 has product MQTSLPPVCRAAAARAPVDWDASGELCMVGHGIFYKPLGDRLHLSAVLKLNYPKTSNISTSLVSGTVESLGPHHIDPISLVAYAQKEYVFTMIPQANHSCSSLPFQEESLSFGPTSVCSHLLRYMTGRTFQLDYGSGCTGSNCGTLSSSFGFSARFLSFDMIQCSENGRLHLYIEFSNSSYLSYDVPMVPKKSMMGEGYWDHVKNRLCLIACHILEGSSQASPSVGDCSIGLSLWFPTVLTLRRKDVVGHMWSNKKKRDPGYFSMVSFHRSGGRMVTIPGLRYNYTLIDSVSGPCKVRSGSTQSSEERYPDGRCSRDMRFSIAVEDAGGRSGWGEANVFSMGDEFCDDYDFVTTSETASFVPAADWVAKNQSVWNVSYAISYYMYSASAEGGEQFGIAAEGIYDAGSGTLCMKGCRSPSLPTKNQTAIDCEILINIQFPPLHSKMGDRISGTINTTRSKQDPLHFDPIKLYSQQIYAAEVTEAIWRMDVEIVMVMISLTLSCICIGLQTFHAKKHRDALPSMSITMLGVLILGYVIPLVLNFEALFANRSRSGFLSLRSGGWLDVHEVIVRILSGLALFLSFHLLQMAWSARSSDENKGHRVAEWTTLKLCLPLYFAGALLTWLISSRHHLQRSEFSRQRYGSRWEDLVPYAGLVLDGFLLPQIVLNVCRNSKDKILTPFFYVGITITRALPHLYDAYRSRSYNRRIDSSYIYASPDGDFYSLVWDVIVPCEGLLFAAAIYLQQRVGGYCLLPQRFRKRVEYEAVSVVAL; this is encoded by the coding sequence ATGCAGACGAGTCTGCCTCCGGTTTGTCGAGCTGCAGCGGCGAGGGCTCCCGTGGATTGGGACGCCTCCGGTGAGCTTTGTATGGTTGGTCACGGGATCTTCTACAAGCCCTTAGGTGATCGACTTCATCTTTCTGCTGTTTTGAAGCTCAACTACCCCAAGACTTCCAACATCTCTACCAGTCTGGTGAGCGGGACTGTCGAGAGCTTGGGGCCCCACCACATCGATCCCATCTCGCTTGTAGCCTATGCTCAAAAGGAGTATGTTTTCACGATGATCCCCCAAGCCAACCACTCATGCTCCTCTCTTCCATTCCAGGAGGAATCACTAAGTTTCGGGCCTACTTCTGTTTGTAGTCATCTCCTCCGGTATATGACTGGTAGAACATTTCAGCTAGACTACGGCAGTGGCTGCACCGGTAGCAACTGTGGAACTCTAAGTAGTAGCTTTGGGTTCTCCGCTAGATTCTTGTCCTTCGATATGATACAGTGCTCGGAGAACGGCCGGTTGCATCTCTACATCGAATTCTCCAATTCCAGTTATCTTTCATATGATGTCCCGATGGTGCCTAAGAAGTCCATGATGGGTGAAGGCTATTGGGACCATGTTAAGAATCGTCTCTGTCTCATAGCCTGTCACATTCTTGAAGGGAGTTCACAGGCGAGTCCCTCTGTTGGTGATTGCTCGATCGGACTGAGCTTATGGTTCCCAACTGTCCTGACGCTGAGAAGAAAGGACGTGGTCGGTCATATGTGGAGTAACAAGAAGAAGAGAGACCCTGGCTACTTCAGCATGGTCTCGTTCCACCGGTCGGGTGGGCGAATGGTCACGATTCCTGGGCTGAGATATAACTACACCCTAATAGATTCTGTCAGCGGGCCTTGCAAGGTGAGAAGTGGCAGCACACAGTCGAGCGAGGAAAGGTATCCAGATGGAAGATGTTCCCGCGACATGCGGTTCAGTATCGCGGTGGAGGATGCCGGCGGCCGAAGTGGATGGGGGGAAGCTAATGTCTTTTCTATGGGCGACGAGTTTTGTGATGATTATGACTTCGTTACGACGTCGGAGACGGCAAGCTTCGTGCCTGCAGCTGACTGGGTCGCGAAGAATCAAAGTGTTTGGAACGTAAGCTATGCCATAAGCTATTATATGTACTCTGCTTCCGCTGAGGGGGGCGAACAGTTTGGCATCGCTGCTGAGGGGATATACGATGCTGGAAGTGGAACACTCTGCATGAAGGGATGTCGATCTCCGAGTTTGCCCACCAAAAACCAAACAGCAATTGACTGTGAGATCTTAATCAATATCCAGTTTCCCCCTCTCCACTCGAAGATGGGAGATCGTATCAGTGGCACCATCAACACCACAAGGAGTAAGCAGGACCCTCTGCACTTTGACCCtataaagttgtattctcagcaaaTTTACGCAGCAGAAGTAACTGAAGCGATTTGGAGGATGGATGTCGAAATCGTCATGGTCATGATCTCTCTcacgttgtcgtgcatttgcattgGGTTGCAGACCTTCCACGCCAAGAAGCACCGTGACGCCCTGCCTTCCATGTCGATCACCATGCTCGGTGTTCTTATCCTTGGCTACGTGATTCCTCTGGTGCTGAACTTTGAAGCCTTGTTCGCGAACCGCAGTCGGTCTGGCTTTCTAAGTCTGCGGAGCGGTGGGTGGCTCGACGTTCATGAGGTCATCGTGAGGATCTTATCCGGCTTAGCTCTGTTCCTCTCCTTCCACCTGCTTCAAATGGCGTGGTCCGCGAGGTCATCGGACGAGAACAAGGGGCACCGCGTCGCGGAGTGGACGACGCTCAAGCTGTGCTTGCCTCTCTACTTCGCCGGGGCGCTGCTCACTTGGCTCATCAGCTCAAGGCACCACCTGCAGAGGTCGGAATTCAGCAGGCAGCGATACGGTTCTCGCTGGGAGGATTTGGTCCCTTATGCTGGCTTAGTGCTCGACGGATTTCTGCTCCCTCAGATCGTTCTTAACGTCTGTCGGAACTCCAAAGATAAGATCCTGACGCCTTTCTTCTACGTCGGAATCACGATCACCCGAGCTTTGCCTCATCTGTACGACGCTTATCGCTCTCGCAGTTATAACCGTCGCATTGATTCATCGTACATCTACGCAAGTCCAGACGGAGATTTTTACTCGCTGGTGTGGGATGTCATCGTTCCTTGTGAAGGTTTGCTTTTTGCAGCGGCGATATACCTTCAGCAGCGGGTTGGTGGTTATTGTCTTCTTCCCCAAAGATTCAGAAAGCGTGTGGAGTACGAGGCAGTTTCAGTGGTTGCTCTTTAG
- the LOC135595695 gene encoding protein REDUCED CHLOROPLAST COVERAGE 1-like, translating into MKSYGDLAVFYYRLQHTELALKYVKRALYLVHLTCGPSHPNTAATYINVAMMEEGLGNIHVALRYLHKALKCNQKLLGPDHIQTAASYHAIAIALSLMEAYPLSVQHEQTTLQILRAKLGPDDLRTQDAAAWLEYFESKAIEQQEAARNGTRKPDASIASKGHLRCAN; encoded by the exons ATGAAGAGCTACGGCGACCTAGCTGTTTTTTACTACAGGCTTCAACATACTGAATTGGCTCTAAA GTATGTGAAACGTGCGTTGTATCTTGTGCATCTTACTTGTGGACCATCTCATCCAAACACAGCTGCTACATATATTAATGTGGCTATGATGGAGGAAGGCCTGGGAAATATACATGTGGCACTTAGATATCTTCATAAAGCTTTGAAATGCAATCAGAAGTTGCTTGGTCCTGACCACATTCAG ACCGCAGCAAGTTACCATGCGATAGCTATTGCACTATCCTTGATGGAAGCATATCCTTTGAGTGTTCAACATGAGCAAACAACATTACAAATACTTAGAGCAAAGCTTGGTCCAGATGACTTGCGTACTCAG GATGCTGCTGCCTGGCTTGAGTACTTTGAGTCAAAGGCTATTGAGCAGCAAGAAGCTGCTCGAAATGGTACGCGGAAGCCTGATGCATCTATTGCCAGCAAAGGCCACCTGAG ATGTGCCAACTGA
- the LOC135595689 gene encoding plasma membrane-associated cation-binding protein 1-like — protein sequence MVNYWKSKVLPTIKKVFDRNGKKAAAAEACKSFDESKEDISKEFEEKKTDLQPKVVEIYEASAVEIKTLVKKPTGSGLKKKSTVVIKFIEELVKIEFPGSKPVSEAAAKYGPGLVSGPVIFLFEQVSTLLPAEEPPAPAEPAVESTSKDITPETAEEIKKEEAEAEVEEAPAPADPAPSDPSPETEKPAEPAAEPAKA from the exons ATGGTGAATTACTGGAAGTCTAAAGTCCTTCCGACGATCAAGAAGGTGTTTGACAGGAACGGCAAGAAGGCTGCCGCCGCCGAGGCATGCAAGTCCTTCGACGAATCGAAG GAGgacatcagcaaggagttcgaagAGAAGAAGACTGACCTGCAGCCCAAAGTTGTGGAGATCTACGAAGCTTCTGCCGTTGAAATCAAG ACTCTGGTGAAGAAACCGACGGGGTCAGGACTGAAGAAGAAATCAACTGTTGTGATCAAGTTCATCGAGGAACTAGTGAAGATCG AGTTCCCTGGCTCGAAGCCGGTGAGCGAGGCTGCCGCCAAGTACGGCCCCGGCCTCGTCTCCGGTCCCGTGATCTTCCTCTTCGAGCAGGTGTCCACCTTACTCCCCGCAGAGGAGCCGCCTGCTCCCGCCGAACCGGCCGTCGAGAGCACCAGCAAGGATATTACACCGGAAACCGCGGAGGAGATCAAGAAGGAAGAGGCTGAGGCGGAGGTGGAAGAGGCACCTGCCCCGGCCGACCCGGCTCCCTCGGACCCCTCCCCGGAGACGGAGAAACCGGCCGAGCCAGCGGCTGAACCCGCCAAGGCTTGA